The sequence CATCGGCTCACTCCAGGCCTGGGGATCGATCCGCTCCCCCGCCTCTTCTCCCAACAACGTGACCACGCTGCCGGCCTCGAGCTCAGGGACATCGGTGGCATCCAGCACCATTTGATCCATGGTGATCGCCCCCACCTGGGGGAGCCGATGCCCGGCGAAGAGCACCTCCAGGCGATTGGAGAGCAACCGCGGGACGCCATCGGCATAGCCGATCCCCACCACCGCCAAGCGGCTGGGCCTTTGGGTGATGAAGCGATGGCCGTAGCTGACCCCAACCCCGGCCGGCACCTCACGAATCAAGCTGACCCGGGCGCGGACATGCATCGCCGGCTGCAGGGTCAATTCGCCGCCCAGGTGATCAGATGGCCGCTGGCCATAGAGGGCCAGCCCCACCCGCACGAGGTCGTAGTGCAACTGGGAGCTCCGCAGGGTGCCAGCGGAATTGGCCAGATGGCGGCAGCCAGGGGCCAACTGCTGTTGCTGCAGGCCCAGCAGCACCGAATCAAAGCGCTGCTGCTGGGTAGCCGTCAGGGCATCGAGGCCATCGCCGGGGGCATCGGCTCCGGCCAGATGGGAGTAAACCCCGGCCATCTCCAGCGAATCGAGGCCCTGAATGGCTTCCACCAAGCGCGGTCCTTCCTCCCAGGGCGCCCCCAGACGGGTCATGCCGGTGTCCAATTTCAGGTGGACCGCCAGCTGGCGGCCGCTGCCGCTGGCCAGGTTCTGGCAAAGCAGAGCTTCACGCATGCCGCTGAGGGTGGGCATCAACTGCCAATGCAGGCAGGCCCGCAATTCATCCGGATGGCTGAGGTTGCCGAGCACCAACACGGGCTGATCCAGCCCCGCCTGACGCAACTCCACCCCCTCCTGCAGGGTGGCGACACCAAAACAGCTAGCCCCGCCAGCTGCGGCCGAACGGGCAACCGGTACGGCGCCATGGCCATAGCCATCGGCCTTGACCACGGCCATCAGGGCACAGCCTGGATGGAGAGAGCGCCTCAGGGCATCGGCATTGGCCTGGATCGCCGCCTCATCGATTTCCACCCAGGCGCGCTGTCTCGGGTGGGGCTGCGGCGCCAAGGCAGCGGCCGCAGGGTCCTCAAAGGCAGCAGCAGGCGATGCGTCAACCATCCGCCCTTGGCAGTGCA is a genomic window of Synechococcus sp. A10-1-5-1 containing:
- the alr gene encoding alanine racemase; the encoded protein is MVDASPAAAFEDPAAAALAPQPHPRQRAWVEIDEAAIQANADALRRSLHPGCALMAVVKADGYGHGAVPVARSAAAGGASCFGVATLQEGVELRQAGLDQPVLVLGNLSHPDELRACLHWQLMPTLSGMREALLCQNLASGSGRQLAVHLKLDTGMTRLGAPWEEGPRLVEAIQGLDSLEMAGVYSHLAGADAPGDGLDALTATQQQRFDSVLLGLQQQQLAPGCRHLANSAGTLRSSQLHYDLVRVGLALYGQRPSDHLGGELTLQPAMHVRARVSLIREVPAGVGVSYGHRFITQRPSRLAVVGIGYADGVPRLLSNRLEVLFAGHRLPQVGAITMDQMVLDATDVPELEAGSVVTLLGEEAGERIDPQAWSEPMGTIPWEILCGFKHRLPRLPQRAVCGASA